One Bacillus sp. 1780r2a1 DNA segment encodes these proteins:
- a CDS encoding YaaL family protein: protein MFFKRKGWLRKEYDESFLKTFNELKDKWNKKEVIVERSVDPSDAVLVDMKLAKAKYLFLLKEAKHRNISIRKMS, encoded by the coding sequence ATGTTTTTTAAACGAAAAGGTTGGTTAAGAAAAGAATATGATGAATCTTTTCTTAAAACGTTTAATGAATTAAAAGATAAATGGAATAAAAAAGAGGTTATTGTTGAAAGAAGTGTAGATCCTTCAGATGCAGTTTTAGTAGATATGAAGTTAGCGAAAGCTAAATATCTCTTTTTGTTAAAAGAAGCAAAACATAGAAATATATCCATTCGAAAGATGTCTTAA
- a CDS encoding pro-sigmaK processing inhibitor BofA family protein yields the protein MLTQPLIVVPALVSLIVLLLVKGGVEKMLRIMGNLTIKLIIGVLLLFFINIFGAQFDIHIPINAPTAIVSGVLGVPGIIGLFIINQFVL from the coding sequence ATGTTAACTCAACCTCTTATTGTTGTTCCAGCTTTAGTAAGCTTAATCGTACTTTTACTTGTAAAAGGTGGTGTGGAAAAGATGTTGCGTATAATGGGGAATTTAACTATTAAGTTAATAATAGGAGTTCTGTTACTATTTTTTATTAATATCTTTGGTGCGCAGTTTGATATTCATATCCCGATAAATGCACCAACAGCAATAGTATCTGGTGTACTAGGAGTTCCTGGGATTATAGGGTTGTTTATAATTAATCAGTTCGTATTATAA
- the recR gene encoding recombination mediator RecR, with protein MHYPEPISKLIDSFMKLPGIGPKTAVRLAFFVLNMKEDTVLDFAKALVNAKRNLTYCSTCGHITDQDPCYICQDQRRDRTVVCVVQDPKDVIAMEKMKEYTGLYHVLHGAISPMEGIGPEDIKVPELLKRLQNDEIQEVILATNPNIEGEATAMYISRLLKPTGIRITRIAHGLPVGGDLEYADEVTLSKALEGRRDV; from the coding sequence GTGCATTATCCAGAACCAATTTCAAAACTAATAGATAGTTTCATGAAACTCCCGGGTATTGGGCCCAAAACAGCTGTTAGGCTTGCCTTCTTTGTTTTAAATATGAAAGAGGACACAGTGCTTGATTTTGCCAAAGCACTTGTGAATGCAAAGCGTAACTTAACGTATTGTTCAACCTGTGGTCACATCACAGACCAAGACCCATGTTATATCTGTCAGGATCAAAGGAGAGATCGTACGGTTGTATGTGTCGTTCAAGATCCTAAAGATGTTATTGCTATGGAGAAGATGAAGGAATATACGGGACTTTATCATGTCCTTCATGGTGCGATTTCTCCAATGGAAGGTATTGGTCCAGAAGATATTAAAGTTCCTGAATTGTTGAAAAGGCTTCAAAACGATGAGATTCAAGAAGTGATTTTAGCAACAAATCCTAATATTGAAGGTGAAGCAACAGCAATGTACATTTCTAGGCTGTTAAAACCAACTGGTATAAGAATTACTAGAATTGCACATGGTTTACCAGTAGGTGGAGATTTAGAGTATGCTGATGAAGTAACTTTATCGAAAGCTTTAGAAGGTCGTAGAGACGTATAA